From the Flavobacteriales bacterium genome, the window GATGGTGGAAACCGATGCTGAACTGACCCTACCATATTCTCCCTCGATCTCTTCCTTGCCTTCGTTGATCAAGAACTGTAGCGTGCGCTTGAGGTCCTTGAGGTCCAGGAGTGGTAGCTTGTTATCATCGCAGTACTTGAATACCAAGGCCATGATCCCACTCTGAGTCGAGTTGAGCTCCAGTATCTTGCTCAAGAGCACCGGACCGAACTCGGTCACTGTGGCTCGCAAGCGGGCTCCAGGCTCATCAGATAGGGTCAAGAATTCGATGGGGAATCCTGTAGCCTCATACGGAGTCTGGATCATATCATGACGCCACGTGATGTGGTCATTCAATTCCCCTGGACGAGCTAGGCCGCTGAGGTCTCCCTTGAGGTCCATCAAGAGGCAAGGGACTCCATTCTGAGAGAGTTGCTCGGCCAGGATCTGTAAGGTCTTGGTCTTACCTGTTCCGGTCGCACCTGCAATGAGGCCGTGCCGGTTCATCGATTTGAGAGGGATCTTGACCTGTGCTCCCTGCACAGGCTCTTCATCCAACATTGCACAGCCAATAATGATGCTGTCGCTTTTTTTGAAGGTGTAGCCCTTTTCGAGATAGGACTTGAATTCTTCAGTCGAAGTACTCATGTATCATAGCATTTGAAGGAAAAAGGACCCTGAGGTCCTAGACTCCGGTGAATGAACAGGCAGCTTAGCTGTAGACCGAGAAAGTGATCTTTACATTCACTCTGAACTCGTCTACCTTGCCGTCTTTGACCGTACAACTATGTTCTTGCACGTAGACGGAACGAATGTCCTTGATGGTCTTGGAAGCTTCTGCTACTGCCTTTTGCGTAGCATCTTCCCAGCTCGTGGAAGAATTACTGAGAATTTCGATGACTTTGAGAACTGCCATGTGTATAGGTATTTATTAAAAAGGGGTGATCGCTCACCTTAGGATTGACCTCAAATGTACATTTTTAGCTTCCGCTAGAGCTACAGGCAGATGGATGCCTGAAGAGCAATGCTAGGCCCTCATGTCAGAGAAAGTAGACTTCATGATCATCGGTGCGCAGAAATGCGCTACTTCTACGCTATTCAGGATATTGGACAAGCATCCTTTACTCAATGGGAGCAGTAACAAAGAACCACACTTCTTCAGTAACACCGAGGACTGGGAGTCCGGACTGCAGGACTATCATTCGCTGTTCAATTTCCAGCCGGGTCATTTGACCTTCGAAGGGTCGACCACCTACACCTTCGCACCGCACAGAAATCCGCATATATGGGACGATACCTACAGCTACAATCCGGAGATGAAATTCATCTATATGGTCAGGAATCCGGCCGACCGGCTGGTCTCTGCCTATATGCATGCGTATGAGCGTGGATACACAGATACGGATCTTGTGACTGCTATACAGAACGAACCCTACTTCATGGATGTCACGAGATATCAGATGCAGGTACGACCCTATATGGATCGCTTTGGAAAGGATCGCGTGCTACTGATCGAGTTCGAGGATTTCAATCAACATAGAGGAGAAGTGCTCGAATCAGTGGCCGGATTTCTTGGCGTGGATTCAGACGGATTCAATGATTGGGATGCTGAGTATGATAATCCGTCCATCGGGGGACAGAAACCGAATGTGGCTTTCGACCAAGCCCGATGGTGGCACCGTGTCGTAGAGCGTATCAGTCCGAAGTTATGGCAACGACTGACGGATAATTCTAGCAGGGCATTCGACCAGAAACCGGTGTTTCCTGCTGATACGCTTAAACACATCCTTCTGGAATTGGAGCCCGATATCCAGTTCTTAGAAAAGGAACTGAACAAGGATCTTCATCAGTGGAGGGAGATCAAGCGACCCGCAGAGGTTTCTTGACCTTTTGATCCAGAAGGGCCAGTTCGATCACTTCCATCATCTCATCTACATAGTGGAATTTCAAGCCCTTCACATACTTGGGCTCTATGTCCATGATATCCTTCTTGTTCTTGCTACTGAGAATGATCTCCTTGATGTCTGCACGCTTGGCAGCGAGAATCTTCTCCTTGATGCCTCCTACGGGAAGTACCTTGCCTCGTAGTGTGATCTCACCGGTCATGGCCAGGAATTTCTTCACTTTCTTTTGAGTGAAGG encodes:
- a CDS encoding dodecin domain-containing protein, with amino-acid sequence MAVLKVIEILSNSSTSWEDATQKAVAEASKTIKDIRSVYVQEHSCTVKDGKVDEFRVNVKITFSVYS
- a CDS encoding sulfotransferase family 2 domain-containing protein produces the protein MSEKVDFMIIGAQKCATSTLFRILDKHPLLNGSSNKEPHFFSNTEDWESGLQDYHSLFNFQPGHLTFEGSTTYTFAPHRNPHIWDDTYSYNPEMKFIYMVRNPADRLVSAYMHAYERGYTDTDLVTAIQNEPYFMDVTRYQMQVRPYMDRFGKDRVLLIEFEDFNQHRGEVLESVAGFLGVDSDGFNDWDAEYDNPSIGGQKPNVAFDQARWWHRVVERISPKLWQRLTDNSSRAFDQKPVFPADTLKHILLELEPDIQFLEKELNKDLHQWREIKRPAEVS